The following proteins are co-located in the Phragmites australis chromosome 10, lpPhrAust1.1, whole genome shotgun sequence genome:
- the LOC133930595 gene encoding transcription termination factor MTERF9, chloroplastic-like, protein MLRLRNHLLPLLRAASLLPSPLHHRGTLLSTSASAAPFSLEDYLVATCGLAPAQARKAYQKALDGATKAKPSGELCYSRLNSASNPDAVLALLSGVGLARADIAAVVAADPLILRSSVKNIGPRLLALRDRFGLSAPQIARFLLVGSRALRGCDVGLHLEFLLSFYGSFEQLLVVMKRNNSILWTDLERVVKPNIALFRQCGLSVRDIVQMCSRCPWLLVFNPERVKEFVVRAEELGVPRSSRMFRHAVVSVASISKEKVAAKLEFLKRALGCAETEVAIAVSKMPSILGLSKECHLRRIQFLINEVGMEPQYIVERPVLFSLSLEKRLIPRHCVMKVLQANGLLNSNMSFFSLAKIREETFKLKFIDCHKDSVTGLADAYAAARAGGVPPKSNL, encoded by the coding sequence atGCTGCGCCTCCGAAAtcaccttctccctctcctccgcgccgcctccctgctcccctcccctctccaccACCGCGGCACACTCCTCTCGACCTCCGCGTCCGCCGCCCCCTTCTCCCTCGAGGACTACCTCGTGGCCACCTGCGGCCTCGCCCCAGCCCAAGCTCGCAAGGCGTACCAGAAGGCGCTCGATGGGGCAACCAAAGCGAAGCCATCCGGGGAGCTCTGTTACTCCCGCCTCAACTCCGCCTCCAACCCCGACGCCGTTCTCGCTCTGCTCTCCGGCGTCGGTCTCGCACGCGCCGAcatcgccgccgtcgtcgccgccgacCCGCTGATCCTCCGCTCCTCGGTGAAGAACATCGGCCCCCGCCTCCTCGCCCTCCGCGACCGCTTCGGCCTGTCCGCTCCCCAGATCGCTCGCTTCCTCTTGGTCGGCTCCCGCGCACTCCGTGGCTGCGACGTCGGTCTCCATCTCGAATTCTTGTTATCCTTCTACGGCTCGTTTGAACAGCTTCTCGTGGTCATGAAGAGGAACAACAGCATACTATGGACTGACCTTGAGAGAGTGGTCAAGCCTAACATCGCGCTGTTTCGTCAGTGCGGCTTAAGTGTTCGAGATATTGTCCAGATGTGTTCAAGATGCCCGTGGTTGCTTGTGTTCAACCCAGAGCGCGTGAAGGAGTTTGTGGTGCGCGCGGAAGAGCTTGGGGTTCCCCGTAGCTCCCGGATGTTCAGGCACGCAGTAGTGTCAGTCGCCTCCATCAGCAAAGAGAAAGTTGCTGCCAAGCTTGAGTTCTTGAAGAGGGCTCTTGGTTGCGCAGAGACTGAGGTTGCCATTGCAGTGTCTAAGATGCCAAGCATTCTAGGACTCTCTAAGGAGTGCCATCTCCGCAGGATTCAATTCTTGATCAACGAGGTTGGAATGGAGCCACAGTACATTGTGGAAAGGCCTGTCCTGTTTTCATTAAGCCTGGAGAAGCGGCTGATCCCCCGGCATTGTGTCATGAAGGTCCTGCAGGCAAATGGATTGCTGAATAGCAATATGAGCTTCTTCTCATTAGCTAAAATTAGAGAGGAGACTTTTAAACTGAAGTTCATCGACTGTCACAAGGACTCTGTTACTGGGCTTGCAGATGCTTATGCTGCAGCTCGTGCTggtggtgtgcccccgaagtcCAACCTTTGA
- the LOC133930598 gene encoding uncharacterized protein LOC133930598 isoform X2, translating to MARPSQDSRWPRASARWGTVAAAHRAWLSAHTRQGTAAAATQRVRSRGGAWCWQRVGRGSAARHEGLSGLLHGQHRDSLEAGAQTLQETALLFHPKKQAEGTMMLAKGQGADGVPS from the exons ATGGCTCGACCTAGTCAAGACTCAAGATGGCCGCGGGCGAGTGCGAGATGGGGCACGGTAGCTGCGGCGCATCGGGCATGGCTGTCGGCGCATACGAGGCAAGgcacggcggcagcggcgacgcAGCGCGTGCGAAGCCGAGGCGGGGCGTGGTGCTGGCAGCGTGTTGGGCGGGGCTCGGCAGCTAGGCACGAGGGCCTCAGTG GTCTCCTCCACGGTCAGCACAGAGACTCCCTGGAAGCTGGAGCTCAGACGCTGCAAGAAACAGCTCTCCTCTTCCATCCCAAGAAACAAGCTGAAGGCACGATGATGCTCGCCAAAGGCCAAGGAGCTGATGGTGTTCCAAGCTGA
- the LOC133930598 gene encoding uncharacterized protein LOC133930598 isoform X1: protein MARPSQDSRWPRASARWGTVAAAHRAWLSAHTRQGTAAAATQRVRSRGGAWCWQRVGRGSAARHEGLSGESSQGASHDPSTICLLHGQHRDSLEAGAQTLQETALLFHPKKQAEGTMMLAKGQGADGVPS, encoded by the exons ATGGCTCGACCTAGTCAAGACTCAAGATGGCCGCGGGCGAGTGCGAGATGGGGCACGGTAGCTGCGGCGCATCGGGCATGGCTGTCGGCGCATACGAGGCAAGgcacggcggcagcggcgacgcAGCGCGTGCGAAGCCGAGGCGGGGCGTGGTGCTGGCAGCGTGTTGGGCGGGGCTCGGCAGCTAGGCACGAGGGCCTCAGTGGTGAGTCGTCTCAAGGCGCCTCCCATGACCCTTCCACCATAT GTCTCCTCCACGGTCAGCACAGAGACTCCCTGGAAGCTGGAGCTCAGACGCTGCAAGAAACAGCTCTCCTCTTCCATCCCAAGAAACAAGCTGAAGGCACGATGATGCTCGCCAAAGGCCAAGGAGCTGATGGTGTTCCAAGCTGA
- the LOC133930597 gene encoding membrane-anchored ubiquitin-fold protein 3-like — MAGGKEPIEVKFRLFDGSDIGPSKYDPATTVAALKEFVLARWPQDKEIVPKTVNDVKLINAGRILENSKTLAESRVPVGEIPGSVITMHVVVRPPQSSKSEKQQSSSPKQNSCGCTIL, encoded by the exons ATGGCCGGCGGGAAGGAGCCGATCGAGGTGAAGTTCCGGCTGTTCGACGGCTCCGACATCGGGCCCAGCAAGTACGACCCCGCCACCACCGTCGCCGCGCTCAAGGAGTTCGTCCTCGCCCGGTGGCCGCAGG ATAAAGAAATAGTTCCAAAAACCGTCAATGATGTGAAGCTCATCAATGCTGGAAGGATACTGGAGAATAGCAAAACTCTTGCTGAGTCTCGAGTCCCAGTAGGAGAAATTCCTGGAAGTGTGATTACAATGCATGTTGTTGTGCGGCCTCCCCAGTCTAGCAAAAGTG AGAAGCAGCAGTCAAGCTCTCCCAAGCAGAACAGCTGTGGATGCACAATTTTGTGA